A genomic segment from Barrientosiimonas humi encodes:
- a CDS encoding acetyl-CoA C-acetyltransferase: MPEAVIVSVARTPIGRAFKGSLKDIRPDDLTVQAVQAALAKVPHLDPTLIEDLYLGCAEPWGEQGNNMARVVATLAGYDHLPGATVNRFCSSSVQTTRMAAHAIKAGEADILLSAGVECVSRYPDLSGAGQSKAEWHNPQFADAEARTAETARTNATWTDPREQGQLPDIYIAMGQTAENVATSRGISRERQDEWGVSSQNRAEKAISEGFFEREISPVTLPDGTVVSTDDGPRAGVTLEKVSQLQPVFREQGTVTAGNCCPLNDGAAAMIVMSDTKAKELGLTPLARVVSTGVSALSPEIMGLGPVEASKQALARAGMTVADMDLYEINEAFAVQVLASADDLKLDHDKLNKHGGAIALGHPFGMTGARITATLLNGLQTVDGTFGLETMCVGGGQGMAIIYERLS; encoded by the coding sequence ATGCCAGAAGCCGTCATCGTCTCCGTCGCCCGCACGCCGATCGGTCGTGCGTTCAAGGGCAGCCTGAAGGACATCCGCCCCGACGACCTCACGGTGCAGGCGGTGCAGGCCGCCCTCGCGAAGGTGCCCCACCTGGACCCGACGCTGATCGAGGACCTCTACCTCGGCTGCGCCGAGCCGTGGGGCGAGCAGGGCAACAACATGGCCCGCGTGGTCGCGACGCTCGCCGGCTACGACCACCTGCCCGGGGCGACCGTCAACCGGTTCTGCTCCTCCTCGGTGCAGACGACCCGGATGGCCGCGCACGCGATCAAGGCCGGCGAGGCCGACATCCTGCTGTCGGCCGGTGTCGAGTGCGTCTCGCGCTACCCCGACCTCAGCGGCGCCGGCCAGTCCAAGGCCGAGTGGCACAACCCCCAGTTCGCCGACGCCGAGGCGCGCACCGCCGAGACCGCGCGCACCAACGCGACCTGGACCGACCCGCGCGAGCAGGGCCAGCTGCCCGACATCTACATCGCGATGGGTCAGACCGCCGAGAACGTCGCGACCTCGCGCGGCATCTCCCGCGAGCGGCAGGACGAGTGGGGCGTCAGCTCCCAGAACCGCGCCGAGAAGGCCATCTCCGAGGGCTTCTTCGAGCGCGAGATCTCGCCGGTCACGCTGCCCGACGGCACCGTGGTCAGCACCGACGACGGCCCGCGGGCGGGCGTGACGCTGGAGAAGGTCTCCCAGCTGCAGCCGGTGTTCCGCGAGCAGGGCACGGTCACCGCCGGCAACTGCTGCCCGCTCAACGACGGCGCCGCCGCGATGATCGTCATGAGCGACACCAAGGCCAAGGAGCTCGGCCTCACCCCGCTCGCCCGCGTGGTCTCGACCGGCGTCTCGGCGCTGTCGCCCGAGATCATGGGCCTCGGCCCGGTCGAGGCGTCCAAGCAGGCGCTGGCCCGCGCCGGCATGACGGTCGCCGACATGGACCTGTACGAGATCAACGAGGCGTTCGCGGTGCAGGTGCTGGCCTCGGCCGACGACCTGAAGCTCGACCACGACAAGCTCAACAAGCACGGCGGCGCAATCGCGCTGGGCCACCCGTTCGGCATGACCGGCGCGCGGATCACCGCGACGCTGCTCAACGGTCTGCAGACCGTCGACGGGACCTTCGGCCTGGAGACGATGTGCGTCGGCGGCGGGCAGGGCATGGCGATCATCTACGAGCGGCTCAGCTGA
- a CDS encoding Bax inhibitor-1/YccA family membrane protein, whose amino-acid sequence MASNPVFGRIEKQMEQGQYAGFGQQGYAQPQQGYGQQPYAQPGQQGYGQPQQGYGQQPYGQPQQGQPGFPGQQQGPGGMGGAWGAGQDAMSAQQLEQMYNQTPAGPQQTGRMTLDDVMMKSLGLFGVVLVFAAVGWFAVREMPEMGMAIWGVGLVATLGLGIAIAFKKTISVPLIVAYAVFEGLFVGAISMTYSDIFGGGIVGQAVLATLCVFAAMFVGWKAGFIKVTAKSRRIFGMAILGYFIFALINLGYAMYMNQPFGIGGSGALGIAISVFAVGLASYSLAIDFDTIDQGVRMGVPEKTSWLMAHGLIVSLVWLYLEILRLLARIQSD is encoded by the coding sequence ATGGCAAGCAACCCGGTCTTCGGCCGGATCGAGAAGCAGATGGAGCAGGGGCAGTACGCCGGCTTCGGCCAGCAGGGTTATGCCCAGCCCCAGCAGGGTTACGGCCAGCAGCCGTACGCCCAGCCCGGCCAGCAGGGTTACGGCCAGCCCCAGCAGGGCTACGGCCAGCAGCCCTACGGCCAGCCGCAGCAGGGCCAGCCTGGGTTCCCCGGTCAGCAGCAGGGCCCCGGTGGCATGGGCGGCGCCTGGGGCGCCGGCCAGGACGCCATGAGCGCCCAGCAGCTGGAGCAGATGTACAACCAGACTCCGGCCGGGCCGCAGCAGACCGGCCGGATGACGCTCGACGACGTGATGATGAAGTCGCTCGGCCTGTTCGGGGTCGTGCTGGTCTTCGCCGCGGTCGGCTGGTTCGCCGTCCGCGAGATGCCCGAGATGGGCATGGCCATCTGGGGTGTCGGCCTGGTCGCCACCCTCGGCCTCGGCATCGCCATCGCGTTCAAGAAGACGATCTCGGTCCCGCTGATCGTGGCCTACGCCGTCTTCGAGGGCCTGTTCGTCGGCGCGATCAGCATGACGTACAGCGACATCTTCGGTGGTGGCATCGTCGGCCAGGCGGTCCTCGCGACGCTGTGCGTGTTCGCGGCGATGTTCGTCGGCTGGAAGGCCGGCTTCATCAAGGTGACGGCCAAGAGCCGGCGCATCTTCGGCATGGCGATCCTGGGCTACTTCATCTTCGCGCTGATCAACCTCGGCTACGCGATGTACATGAACCAGCCGTTCGGCATCGGCGGCTCGGGCGCCCTCGGCATCGCGATCTCGGTCTTCGCCGTCGGCCTCGCGTCCTACTCGCTCGCGATCGACTTCGACACGATCGACCAGGGCGTGCGCATGGGCGTCCCGGAGAAGACCTCCTGGCTGATGGCCCACGGCCTGATCGTCAGCCTGGTCTGGCTCTACCTGGAGATCCTGCGCCTCCTGGCGCGCATCCAGAGCGACTGA
- a CDS encoding alpha/beta fold hydrolase yields MTTQIVLVPGFWLGAWAWNDVTNGLRERGYDVAPLTLPGLEPDRDDRSQVTVEEQAEAIVAALDRSKDRRVLVVHSGAAVPGTVVLDREPELVDQVIYVDTAPVRDGYAMNADLEGDVLELSEVWDEEKEGGAMRDLTDEQLAEFRAKAVPQPGRTVKEPVSLGNDSRHGVPATLIATSYSSEDYRKYAAEGAGFLAALPDYPDLQFVDLPTGHWPMWSKPDQLVETIAEIAG; encoded by the coding sequence ATGACGACTCAGATTGTGCTGGTGCCCGGGTTCTGGCTCGGTGCGTGGGCCTGGAACGACGTGACGAACGGACTGCGCGAGCGGGGCTACGACGTGGCGCCGCTCACCCTGCCCGGCCTCGAGCCCGACCGCGACGACCGGTCGCAGGTGACGGTCGAGGAGCAGGCCGAGGCGATCGTGGCGGCGCTCGACCGCAGCAAGGACCGGCGGGTGCTCGTCGTGCACAGCGGCGCGGCGGTGCCCGGGACGGTCGTGCTCGACCGGGAGCCCGAGCTCGTCGACCAGGTGATCTACGTCGACACCGCGCCCGTGCGCGACGGCTACGCCATGAACGCCGACCTCGAGGGCGACGTGCTCGAGCTGAGCGAGGTGTGGGACGAGGAGAAGGAGGGCGGCGCGATGCGCGACCTCACCGACGAGCAGCTGGCGGAGTTTCGCGCCAAGGCGGTACCGCAGCCGGGCCGTACGGTGAAGGAGCCGGTGAGCCTCGGCAACGACTCACGGCACGGGGTCCCGGCCACGCTCATCGCGACGAGCTACTCGAGCGAGGACTACCGCAAGTACGCCGCCGAGGGCGCCGGCTTCCTCGCCGCGCTGCCGGACTACCCCGACCTGCAGTTCGTCGACCTGCCCACCGGCCACTGGCCGATGTGGTCCAAGCCCGACCAGCTGGTCGAGACGATCGCCGAGATCGCCGGCTGA
- a CDS encoding UvrD-helicase domain-containing protein — protein MTFTLSAAAKSALDQEGSIVVTGGPGSGKTTLALLKAQRLLPTLKPGQEILFLSFSRAAVRQVLLRCNDVLSSSERKAITVMTYHAFCLNLLRSHGRLLTGTPARIIYPGPERLARAEHDGDWDEELRRLADDEGCYAFSMFAASTAGLLQRSVCVRELVSDIHPIVILDEFQDTDDSQWALVQELAKASLLITLADPDQRIFEYQDAIDPRRLEQLRSLISPSEFDLGGDNHRSPNAGVLQFADAVLSNSPPPVTGDVKVSSYYPWNRDATVHAHVLWMLSQLRKQGVASPTVAVLARSNPFVGDISAMLSAEHTYNTAALKPIEHHVVWDAQLTAAAAGVVAAILEWPQHGKTDGVAIALEAVAHFYDMKYAENPSKSAAADAKKYRGAAAAIRAGGMPRPAAAKAMLDAFSDNIGYNGDATADWLAARRVIEGNATLTEIATAARFVRMFRATGEIGGRLAAQWSEHGRYGDARTIVRRTLEVGRVVANEREPSGVLLMTIHKSKGKEFDGVVLVEGQYRGSFFDRREQHPHPASRRLLRVGITRARHRVAIVRPYDALPLYQPSAGVQE, from the coding sequence ATGACATTCACCCTCTCGGCAGCTGCCAAGTCGGCACTCGACCAGGAAGGGTCGATCGTCGTAACCGGTGGACCCGGATCCGGCAAGACCACGCTGGCGCTCCTCAAGGCACAGCGGCTCCTTCCCACGCTCAAGCCGGGGCAGGAGATCCTGTTCCTGAGTTTCTCGCGTGCAGCCGTACGCCAGGTACTCCTTCGCTGCAACGACGTTCTCAGCTCCAGCGAACGCAAGGCCATCACCGTCATGACCTATCACGCGTTCTGCCTCAACCTCCTGAGGAGCCACGGTCGACTCCTCACAGGAACCCCCGCGCGGATCATCTACCCAGGACCGGAACGACTCGCCCGCGCGGAGCACGACGGCGACTGGGACGAGGAACTGCGGCGCCTCGCCGACGACGAAGGGTGCTACGCCTTCTCAATGTTCGCCGCCAGTACCGCCGGTCTTCTGCAGCGGTCGGTGTGCGTGCGCGAACTTGTCTCGGATATCCATCCGATCGTCATCCTGGATGAGTTCCAGGACACCGACGACTCGCAGTGGGCACTAGTCCAAGAGCTCGCCAAGGCGAGCCTCCTCATCACCTTGGCTGATCCCGACCAGCGCATCTTCGAATACCAGGACGCCATCGACCCTCGCCGGCTGGAGCAGCTCAGAAGCCTCATCAGCCCCAGCGAATTCGACTTGGGAGGCGATAACCACCGAAGCCCGAACGCAGGTGTGTTGCAGTTCGCTGACGCGGTTCTGTCCAACTCGCCACCGCCGGTCACCGGCGACGTCAAGGTTTCGTCGTACTACCCGTGGAACCGTGACGCGACAGTGCATGCCCATGTTCTGTGGATGCTCAGCCAGCTCAGAAAGCAAGGCGTCGCCTCGCCTACCGTTGCGGTCCTCGCCAGATCCAACCCTTTCGTCGGCGATATCTCAGCAATGCTGAGCGCCGAGCACACCTACAACACGGCCGCGCTGAAGCCGATCGAACATCATGTCGTGTGGGACGCACAACTGACCGCCGCCGCAGCAGGAGTAGTCGCCGCGATCCTGGAATGGCCACAACACGGCAAGACCGACGGGGTCGCGATAGCCCTCGAAGCTGTTGCTCACTTCTACGACATGAAGTACGCCGAGAATCCAAGCAAGTCTGCGGCCGCCGACGCGAAGAAGTACCGCGGGGCGGCTGCAGCGATCCGGGCAGGAGGCATGCCTCGCCCCGCTGCAGCCAAAGCCATGCTCGATGCGTTCTCCGACAACATAGGCTACAACGGCGACGCCACGGCTGACTGGCTCGCGGCCCGACGGGTCATCGAAGGAAACGCCACCCTCACAGAGATCGCGACCGCAGCTCGATTCGTACGGATGTTCCGGGCGACCGGCGAGATCGGAGGGAGACTCGCTGCCCAGTGGTCCGAACACGGACGCTACGGGGACGCGCGGACCATCGTCCGGCGCACACTCGAGGTCGGCCGTGTTGTAGCGAACGAACGCGAGCCCAGCGGCGTGCTGCTGATGACCATCCACAAGTCCAAAGGCAAGGAGTTCGACGGTGTCGTGCTCGTCGAGGGCCAGTACCGAGGATCATTCTTCGATCGCCGCGAGCAGCACCCACACCCCGCGAGTCGACGACTCCTTCGTGTCGGCATCACCCGAGCCAGACATCGTGTGGCCATCGTGCGCCCCTACGACGCGCTACCGCTGTACCAACCCTCCGCGGGCGTTCAGGAGTGA
- a CDS encoding ATP-dependent nuclease, translating to MRVRQLEIENFRGVEAGCVCFRRNTLLVGGNNVGKSTICEALDLALGPERLSRRPAIDEHDFHDSRYVKDGQPLPITIRVVLTELSDEALRRFGGHLRRWNEDTCEFIDEAEGAADQADDDGTTWALPILFRGRYDPEEDDFEADTFFDHPVEDPADLEDEVAASLGGGRDRFTRVHKRLCGFVFLRALRTGSRALGLQRGSLLDTVLRLSGDGSAEMWMDTLRQMRDLDPAVGDVPDLADMRTQIRDRLGTFVNLAPGEESTAFFASDLTREHLREVVRLFVATGPSDHPVPFSRQGTGSINLLVFALLTMIAQLKGNKSVVFAMEEPEIALPPHTQRRVTRFVRREMGQTIVTSHSPYVIEQFDPEDIVMLDRDPAGHLLGTPIDPAGVKLKNYRAQRRQFSEAILSRAVLVVEGETEASVLPVASSILEETESDYTHLDLAGVSIFTASGDKDIPRWGPPFRALGKTPFCMYDKQTTPFTGDDLTSLAAFEETWESAEEGIENILVSQVPVEVLRRFLDEVVTRDDYPVHAAGYDATEGDEKLPDIARKVLKARKGDAWGYAATLIEQCQDRSELPAFVVDVLDRINQLIRVTPVIDNDDATDEEPNREQGEVELGTEVEADSVEGP from the coding sequence ATGAGGGTCAGACAGCTCGAGATCGAGAACTTCCGTGGGGTGGAAGCGGGGTGTGTGTGCTTCCGCCGCAACACGCTGCTCGTCGGCGGCAACAACGTGGGCAAGTCGACGATCTGCGAGGCACTGGACCTGGCGCTCGGGCCCGAACGCCTCAGCAGGCGCCCGGCCATCGACGAGCACGACTTCCATGACTCCCGCTATGTCAAGGACGGACAGCCGCTCCCGATCACCATCCGCGTAGTGCTCACCGAGCTCTCCGACGAGGCCCTGCGGCGCTTCGGCGGCCACCTCCGCCGCTGGAACGAAGACACGTGCGAGTTCATCGACGAGGCCGAGGGTGCGGCCGACCAGGCTGATGACGACGGCACCACCTGGGCGCTTCCCATCTTGTTCAGGGGGCGCTACGACCCGGAGGAGGATGACTTCGAGGCCGACACGTTCTTCGACCATCCAGTCGAGGACCCTGCCGATCTTGAAGACGAGGTCGCTGCCTCACTCGGCGGAGGCCGCGACCGTTTCACGCGTGTACATAAGCGCTTGTGTGGATTCGTGTTCCTGCGTGCGCTTCGCACTGGTTCACGGGCACTTGGTCTCCAGCGTGGTTCACTTCTCGACACGGTGCTCAGGCTCAGCGGCGACGGATCGGCCGAGATGTGGATGGACACGCTCCGCCAGATGCGTGATCTTGATCCCGCGGTCGGTGACGTTCCCGATCTTGCAGACATGCGCACGCAGATCAGAGATCGGCTGGGGACCTTCGTCAATCTCGCACCTGGGGAGGAATCCACGGCCTTCTTCGCCTCCGACCTCACTCGCGAGCACCTACGGGAGGTAGTGCGCCTCTTCGTCGCGACCGGCCCGAGCGACCACCCCGTGCCGTTCTCCCGGCAAGGCACCGGATCAATCAACCTTCTGGTGTTCGCGCTGCTGACGATGATCGCCCAGCTCAAGGGCAACAAGTCGGTGGTGTTTGCGATGGAGGAGCCCGAGATCGCACTGCCGCCGCACACCCAGCGGCGAGTGACGCGGTTCGTACGCCGCGAGATGGGACAGACCATCGTGACGTCTCACTCGCCCTACGTCATTGAGCAATTCGATCCCGAAGACATCGTGATGCTCGACCGTGACCCTGCCGGCCACCTACTCGGCACGCCGATCGACCCGGCAGGTGTCAAGCTCAAGAACTATCGCGCGCAGCGACGCCAGTTCTCCGAGGCCATCCTCAGCCGAGCCGTACTCGTCGTTGAAGGGGAGACCGAGGCCTCTGTCCTGCCAGTCGCCTCATCGATCCTCGAGGAGACAGAGAGCGACTACACCCATCTAGACCTCGCAGGCGTTTCCATCTTCACCGCCAGCGGAGACAAGGACATTCCGCGCTGGGGACCGCCCTTCCGCGCCCTCGGCAAGACACCGTTCTGTATGTACGACAAGCAAACCACCCCCTTCACCGGGGACGACCTGACCAGCCTTGCAGCATTCGAAGAGACCTGGGAGTCCGCCGAGGAGGGCATCGAGAACATCCTCGTCTCCCAGGTTCCAGTCGAGGTACTGCGCCGCTTCCTCGACGAGGTCGTGACCAGGGATGACTACCCGGTCCATGCTGCGGGATACGACGCCACCGAGGGAGACGAGAAACTCCCCGACATCGCCCGCAAAGTCCTCAAAGCCCGCAAGGGCGACGCCTGGGGATACGCCGCAACCCTCATCGAGCAATGCCAGGATCGCAGCGAACTGCCCGCCTTCGTCGTCGACGTGCTCGACCGGATCAACCAACTGATCCGAGTCACCCCCGTGATCGATAACGATGACGCGACCGATGAGGAACCGAACCGCGAGCAGGGAGAGGTAGAACTAGGCACTGAGGTAGAGGCTGACAGCGTCGAGGGGCCATGA
- a CDS encoding AAA family ATPase, translating to MASSTAVTIYFGPLSWFKEQIGKKKETPSLLEIVYERDEASRRHIHSVEGQELSEPEEARPRPNRVVMESNDYASLNEHVITNFAGLIHSISPKQLHLHNPPAHVQAHLERTFSVKVERYQYPMVTRDTLVRFRDGFADHLVGQAAVKEQLLAALYPLTTNRRTKPVVLMFYGPSGVGKTETAQFANDLLGGTLLRKQFSMFHNDKFASYVFGGAHSEASFARDLLDRESGVILIDEFDKANAVFHSAFYQLFDGGVFEDKNYSAQLGPSLIICTSNYASEDEIRKVLGDALYSRFDALVQFKPLSTDEVRQVIDRLVDNRFSKLEADEREYLDASGIKALLYPLASQSGNVRKLGKLTDELMSLHLVRAVLNESANNSASGNQEPAA from the coding sequence ATGGCGAGTAGCACCGCGGTCACGATCTACTTTGGACCGCTGTCGTGGTTCAAGGAGCAGATCGGCAAGAAGAAGGAGACGCCCAGCCTCCTTGAAATCGTCTATGAGCGTGACGAAGCCAGCCGCCGCCATATCCACTCAGTTGAGGGCCAGGAGTTGTCCGAGCCCGAGGAGGCGCGGCCCAGGCCCAACCGGGTGGTGATGGAGTCAAACGACTATGCCAGCCTGAACGAACACGTCATTACGAACTTCGCCGGGCTGATCCACTCGATCAGCCCCAAGCAGTTGCACCTGCATAACCCGCCTGCACATGTCCAGGCACACTTGGAGCGGACCTTCTCGGTGAAGGTCGAGCGGTACCAGTATCCGATGGTCACTCGGGACACTCTCGTTCGGTTCCGCGACGGGTTCGCTGACCACCTGGTTGGTCAGGCCGCGGTGAAAGAGCAACTGCTTGCCGCGCTGTACCCGTTGACCACCAACCGGCGCACTAAACCCGTGGTGCTGATGTTCTACGGCCCGTCAGGGGTCGGCAAAACTGAGACAGCACAGTTCGCCAACGACCTACTTGGCGGCACGCTCCTGCGCAAGCAGTTCTCTATGTTCCACAACGACAAGTTCGCGTCGTACGTCTTCGGTGGCGCCCACTCAGAGGCTTCCTTCGCGCGCGATCTGCTCGACCGTGAGTCGGGTGTCATCCTGATCGACGAGTTCGACAAGGCGAATGCGGTGTTTCACAGTGCCTTCTATCAACTCTTCGATGGCGGAGTTTTCGAGGACAAGAACTACAGCGCCCAGTTGGGTCCGTCGCTGATCATCTGCACATCGAACTACGCGAGCGAAGACGAGATTCGCAAGGTGCTCGGCGACGCCCTCTACTCCCGATTTGATGCCTTGGTTCAGTTCAAACCGCTCTCCACGGACGAGGTGCGTCAGGTTATCGATCGGCTCGTCGACAACCGCTTCTCAAAACTAGAGGCTGATGAGCGCGAGTATCTGGACGCGAGTGGAATCAAGGCCTTGTTGTACCCCCTAGCGAGCCAGTCAGGCAACGTTCGCAAGCTTGGAAAACTGACGGATGAGCTGATGTCCCTTCATCTTGTCCGTGCGGTGCTAAACGAATCGGCGAACAACTCCGCGTCAGGTAATCAGGAGCCGGCGGCATGA
- a CDS encoding DUF6414 family protein — translation MATDTDHGNGDLIKVVYFDEQSASDYLDISAGGKAVTTAEDVRQRANNVHAEVEAKVAAKLSWLPFIGGSAGAGTGVEASRTGQSMLSKTLSNTILTDYLAKSADDHRVRQLRGLRVTAPGDSMAYMKMFTPYMIIAKTEDQGIDLARLDEALAGAKGYYELLGEADDDVKHVLRFNIAAFRNNYGLTDLGRMRLVFHAVHVGHTTERGLGMEAEMSTETETSTLPTAAELVDGAAAQPGNDLLDVYDVVLAGVEYGE, via the coding sequence ATGGCTACGGATACAGATCACGGGAACGGCGACCTGATCAAGGTGGTCTACTTCGACGAGCAGTCCGCGTCGGACTACCTCGACATCTCCGCAGGAGGTAAAGCGGTAACGACCGCAGAGGATGTCCGGCAGCGAGCGAACAACGTGCACGCAGAGGTCGAAGCGAAGGTAGCGGCGAAGCTCAGCTGGCTGCCGTTCATCGGTGGGTCGGCTGGGGCCGGGACCGGCGTTGAGGCCTCGCGGACGGGACAGAGCATGCTCAGCAAGACGCTGTCCAACACGATCCTCACCGACTACTTGGCGAAGTCTGCCGACGACCATCGTGTGCGGCAGCTCCGTGGGCTTCGAGTAACGGCACCCGGAGACTCGATGGCATACATGAAGATGTTCACTCCGTACATGATTATTGCCAAGACCGAAGACCAGGGGATCGACCTTGCACGGCTTGATGAGGCACTCGCTGGCGCGAAGGGGTACTACGAGCTGCTCGGTGAGGCCGACGACGACGTTAAGCACGTCCTGAGGTTCAACATCGCGGCATTTCGCAACAACTATGGACTCACCGATCTGGGTCGTATGCGGCTTGTCTTCCATGCCGTCCACGTAGGTCACACAACGGAACGGGGACTTGGCATGGAGGCCGAGATGTCGACGGAGACGGAGACATCAACCCTGCCGACAGCTGCCGAACTGGTCGATGGTGCCGCCGCGCAGCCGGGCAATGATCTGCTTGACGTGTATGACGTCGTACTCGCAGGGGTTGAGTATGGCGAGTAG
- a CDS encoding helix-turn-helix transcriptional regulator, which produces MGTRMRELRANDGWRQQDVAERLGLSRSALANIEAGRERPSQRVLDAITMEFPEWAPYLSDSREADGAQLHGGPFVLEDLTIAYIFEEARSPSEIVEVRTVRSTRAGASGYVLSSCRTDPAGGTSPDVEYSVVTEMLWGGYLVDDQLVEEGGAVEHRRVVHFGKQLRRGERHSFAIRSWTERDSEPGTCILVDYSVPVGRVGIHLTCHGRPQLARAWAFGPRVDDAELPADSDDVTPVEITVGGTATLVLEQPELERNYGLAWEWR; this is translated from the coding sequence GTGGGCACCCGGATGCGTGAGCTCCGCGCGAACGACGGGTGGCGCCAGCAGGACGTTGCGGAGCGGCTGGGGTTGTCGCGGAGCGCACTGGCGAACATTGAGGCCGGGCGTGAGCGGCCGAGCCAACGCGTACTGGACGCGATCACCATGGAGTTTCCCGAGTGGGCGCCCTATCTGTCCGATTCGCGCGAGGCCGACGGCGCCCAACTGCATGGCGGGCCGTTCGTACTCGAGGACTTGACGATCGCGTACATCTTCGAGGAAGCGCGGTCGCCGAGCGAGATTGTGGAAGTCCGGACGGTCCGAAGCACGCGTGCCGGTGCGAGCGGCTACGTCCTGTCCTCGTGCCGCACAGATCCAGCAGGCGGGACTTCCCCTGATGTCGAGTACAGCGTCGTCACCGAGATGCTCTGGGGTGGCTACCTCGTCGATGACCAGCTCGTGGAGGAAGGCGGCGCAGTCGAGCACCGCCGGGTCGTCCACTTCGGCAAGCAGTTGCGCCGCGGTGAGCGCCATTCGTTTGCCATCCGGTCATGGACCGAGCGCGATTCCGAGCCGGGCACCTGCATCCTGGTCGACTACTCGGTCCCGGTAGGGCGTGTCGGTATCCACCTCACGTGCCACGGCCGTCCCCAGCTCGCGCGTGCCTGGGCGTTCGGTCCGCGTGTGGACGACGCGGAACTTCCGGCCGACTCGGATGATGTCACGCCCGTTGAGATCACCGTTGGGGGTACCGCGACGCTCGTCCTCGAGCAACCGGAACTCGAACGGAACTACGGCCTCGCATGGGAGTGGCGGTGA
- a CDS encoding DUF6308 family protein, which yields MPSRYPGITLTESLSPGGENLALRRLQEYFAPPPEGKGYTGRHFDTWDPSGTAAESADTFTADDLIAVTFLSVSVPAHAAIGILGDQRDDLSELLRQIGADRDLVDIDEPFDADAPAERLNRALRRFDGVGPTVASKLMARKLPRLIPIYDSVINEHVLGGSGEQWEPLRQALRADQRALHRHLLELHQEAGLDERISALRVFDVLAWMDGKAAAGR from the coding sequence ATGCCTTCGCGCTACCCGGGTATCACGCTGACCGAGAGTCTGTCGCCCGGAGGCGAGAACCTCGCCCTCCGGCGTCTACAGGAGTACTTCGCCCCGCCGCCCGAAGGTAAGGGCTACACCGGGCGCCACTTCGACACTTGGGACCCATCAGGTACCGCAGCCGAGAGCGCAGACACGTTCACGGCGGACGACCTGATCGCCGTCACCTTCCTGTCGGTGAGCGTGCCCGCTCATGCTGCGATCGGAATCCTCGGTGATCAGCGCGATGACCTGTCGGAGTTGCTCCGCCAAATCGGAGCCGACCGGGACCTCGTCGACATCGACGAGCCGTTCGATGCCGACGCTCCGGCGGAGCGCCTCAACCGAGCGCTCCGGCGGTTCGACGGAGTCGGCCCGACCGTCGCCAGCAAGCTCATGGCGCGTAAGCTGCCGCGGCTCATCCCGATCTACGACTCGGTGATCAACGAGCACGTGCTGGGCGGATCAGGCGAGCAATGGGAGCCGCTGCGCCAGGCACTACGCGCCGACCAGCGCGCGCTGCACCGCCACCTGCTTGAGCTCCACCAGGAAGCTGGCCTCGATGAGCGCATCAGCGCGCTGCGGGTCTTCGACGTGCTTGCGTGGATGGACGGCAAGGCAGCGGCCGGTCGCTAG